Proteins co-encoded in one Sulfurimonas sp. HSL1-2 genomic window:
- a CDS encoding flavin reductase family protein, with product MLVNYDTVSASDIYKLMSQSVIPRPIAWVVTESNGVVNVAPFSYFTGLSSNPPTMLFSVGHKSDGTPKDTLRNLRETQKCTVCIASEAQLEQLHLSSKELEAHVSEAEHFAIPHTRPVPGYPPMIEGAPVAFFCDFYSEVDLGESKTIPLIVEIKSQFVDVVCITDEERMTITFDPIARIGKSYAYLGEERTPPPIP from the coding sequence ATGCTCGTTAACTACGACACCGTATCCGCCTCGGACATCTATAAACTGATGTCGCAATCCGTCATTCCCCGTCCCATCGCCTGGGTCGTCACCGAGAGCAACGGCGTCGTGAACGTGGCACCGTTCAGCTACTTCACCGGCCTCTCCTCGAACCCGCCGACGATGCTCTTCTCCGTCGGACACAAAAGTGACGGCACGCCCAAGGACACCCTGCGCAACCTGCGCGAAACGCAAAAATGCACCGTCTGCATCGCTTCGGAAGCGCAGCTTGAACAGCTGCACCTCTCCTCCAAGGAGCTTGAAGCCCACGTCAGCGAAGCGGAACACTTCGCCATCCCCCACACGCGCCCCGTGCCGGGGTACCCGCCGATGATCGAGGGTGCCCCCGTCGCCTTTTTCTGCGACTTCTACAGCGAAGTCGACCTGGGGGAGAGCAAGACGATCCCGCTCATTGTCGAGATCAAGTCGCAGTTCGTCGACGTTGTCTGCATCACGGATGAAGAGCGCATGACGATTACCTTCGATCCCATCGCGCGGATCGGCAAAAGCTACGCCTACCTCGGCGAGGAGCGCACCCCGCCGCCGATCCCCTGA
- a CDS encoding DUF3488 and transglutaminase-like domain-containing protein — protein sequence MRFSLLWRSTDPSAKQPGRIAARLQGWSASRELFLLDLAYLAVITPLLLLVKAPMLLFLLLVLTLLLVGKKGSTATLMLVALTGLLAVFFSIYGAFNFAGLSRLKLFVELILYLLLLAVSLQRLTRTINFYLLISPVLLLALSLFFFDSIAMLGYVVFEVFVLLWLILAYRTRADALSSLRITGMLFALSLPWVVLLFFFFPRISFEHASYGFRGDDITRTGHDGTMRMDGAALLVPSERIVMEVGFLGAIPPEEQLYFRGSVLYRDKKDHWEPLPAYVRRAFAPKQRAQEGMYRTIEKVTAYKVSLYPTHKKWLYLLDLPLEAPEGATINADFETTLEKPIDEPQHYDAGSALVYRYGSRTERTVLAYALDVNRSAHPRSSAAAESIVAANPDPKQRLGALFRFFRDQNLTYSLRPEPLDLNRTADSFLFDKRKGYCVHFAGAFVTLSRLAGLPARVVTGYKADRKNSVNNYLAVKERDAHAWAEVYVNGHWQRVETTAAAAFVDDESAELLRRTGTLEDNSDRLTRLNLYLLYVKYQVETWVLQYSHFRQMRLLEKVKKDPAFAARLAAAFALLVLASAALFLWLRRPRCGNRLLCLLRPLLSRLQRSGFVREEGETLHTFFARYLAAHPGSALAEVDRLYHRQQYGSGKEDAVQFKKSIRAFLREKPSQGDPDAR from the coding sequence ATGCGATTCTCACTACTCTGGCGCTCTACTGATCCCTCGGCGAAGCAGCCGGGACGCATCGCCGCCCGCCTGCAGGGCTGGAGCGCATCGCGCGAGCTCTTTCTGCTGGACCTCGCCTACCTCGCCGTCATCACGCCCCTTCTGCTGCTCGTCAAAGCCCCGATGCTGCTTTTCCTGCTGCTCGTGCTCACGCTGCTGCTCGTCGGGAAAAAGGGGAGTACGGCGACCCTCATGCTCGTCGCCCTGACCGGCCTGCTTGCCGTCTTCTTCTCCATCTACGGGGCATTCAACTTCGCAGGCCTCTCGCGGTTGAAACTCTTCGTCGAGCTGATCCTCTACCTGCTGCTGCTCGCCGTCAGCCTGCAGCGGCTCACCCGCACGATCAACTTCTACCTGCTCATCTCCCCCGTACTGCTGCTGGCCCTGTCGCTCTTCTTTTTCGACTCCATCGCGATGCTTGGTTACGTTGTTTTCGAGGTCTTTGTGCTGCTGTGGCTGATCCTCGCCTACCGTACCCGTGCCGATGCGCTCTCAAGCCTCCGGATCACGGGGATGCTCTTCGCCCTCTCCCTGCCCTGGGTCGTGCTGCTCTTTTTCTTTTTCCCCCGCATCTCCTTCGAGCACGCCTCCTACGGTTTCCGGGGCGACGACATCACCCGCACCGGCCACGACGGTACGATGCGCATGGACGGCGCCGCCCTGCTCGTGCCCTCCGAACGCATCGTCATGGAGGTGGGGTTCCTGGGCGCGATCCCGCCCGAGGAGCAGCTCTATTTCCGTGGCAGTGTCCTCTACCGCGACAAAAAAGATCACTGGGAACCGCTCCCGGCCTATGTCCGAAGAGCCTTTGCACCGAAACAGCGTGCCCAGGAGGGTATGTACCGTACGATCGAGAAGGTAACCGCTTACAAGGTGTCGCTCTACCCGACCCACAAGAAGTGGCTCTACCTTCTCGACCTGCCGCTCGAAGCCCCGGAGGGGGCAACGATCAACGCCGATTTCGAAACGACGCTGGAGAAGCCCATCGACGAACCGCAGCACTACGATGCGGGCTCGGCCCTCGTCTACCGCTACGGCAGTAGGACCGAACGCACGGTGCTGGCCTACGCCCTCGACGTCAACCGCAGCGCCCATCCGCGCAGCAGTGCCGCGGCCGAAAGCATCGTGGCGGCCAACCCCGACCCGAAACAGCGCCTCGGTGCCCTTTTCCGTTTTTTCCGCGACCAGAACCTCACTTACAGCCTGCGCCCGGAACCCCTCGACCTGAACCGTACGGCCGACAGCTTCCTCTTTGACAAACGCAAGGGGTACTGCGTCCATTTTGCAGGCGCCTTCGTCACGCTCTCAAGGCTGGCAGGCCTGCCCGCCCGCGTCGTGACCGGCTACAAAGCCGACCGCAAAAACAGCGTCAACAACTACCTCGCCGTCAAGGAGCGCGATGCCCATGCCTGGGCCGAGGTCTATGTCAACGGCCACTGGCAGCGCGTCGAAACAACGGCGGCCGCCGCCTTTGTCGACGACGAGAGCGCAGAGCTGCTGCGCCGGACCGGTACCCTCGAAGACAACAGCGACCGCCTCACCCGCCTGAATCTCTACCTGCTCTATGTCAAGTACCAGGTGGAAACCTGGGTGCTGCAGTACAGCCACTTCCGGCAGATGCGGCTGCTCGAAAAGGTCAAAAAAGACCCGGCCTTTGCCGCCAGACTCGCCGCCGCCTTCGCCCTGCTCGTGCTGGCGAGCGCGGCGCTCTTCCTCTGGCTGCGCCGCCCACGCTGCGGCAACAGGCTCCTTTGCCTGCTGCGCCCCCTGCTCTCAAGGCTGCAGCGCAGCGGCTTCGTTCGGGAGGAGGGGGAGACCCTGCACACATTTTTCGCACGCTACCTCGCGGCCCACCCCGGCAGCGCTCTGGCCGAAGTCGACCGCCTCTACCACCGGCAGCAGTACGGCAGTGGCAAAGAGGATGCAGTACAATTCAAAAAATCCATCCGCGCCTTTTTGCGCGAGAAACCCTCCCAAGGAGACCCTGATGCTCGTTAA
- a CDS encoding DUF58 domain-containing protein, which translates to MRKRVRQRATRFSLLVVVLLFGLFLEAYMHNFNLVYITLFFVFASAFAAGPLGLRNLGCLEAEQSGCERLFARRGGTCHFKIRNTSALGAWAVELHGAGSVKPLPEIPPHTTVTAALPLAPERRGRFEAGPCTLQSLFPLSTVRFVLDIGKSCERIVFPEPKGEPLRSFLLRQRSPFGDETDFEGLRSYSGAESPSRIHWPSVARGELAVKNFDRERQTETLRFEFLRSGRDDESRLSQLTLWALECEAARLPFTIVMPRKVLDSKKEGINAILTTLALY; encoded by the coding sequence ATGCGTAAACGCGTCCGCCAGCGGGCAACGCGTTTCAGCCTCCTCGTCGTCGTCCTGCTGTTCGGCCTCTTTCTCGAGGCCTACATGCACAACTTCAACCTCGTCTATATCACCCTTTTTTTCGTCTTTGCCAGCGCGTTTGCCGCCGGGCCGCTCGGGCTGCGTAACCTCGGCTGCCTCGAAGCGGAACAAAGCGGCTGCGAACGGCTTTTCGCCCGTCGGGGCGGAACCTGCCACTTCAAGATCCGCAACACCTCCGCCCTGGGCGCCTGGGCCGTGGAGCTCCACGGCGCCGGAAGCGTCAAGCCTCTGCCCGAGATCCCCCCGCATACGACCGTGACCGCCGCACTGCCGCTCGCCCCCGAACGGCGCGGCCGGTTCGAAGCGGGCCCCTGCACTCTTCAAAGCCTCTTTCCCCTCTCGACGGTGCGTTTCGTCCTCGACATCGGCAAGAGTTGCGAGCGCATCGTCTTCCCCGAACCCAAAGGCGAACCCCTGCGCAGTTTTCTGCTGCGCCAGCGCTCCCCTTTCGGGGACGAGACGGATTTCGAGGGTCTGCGCAGCTACAGCGGGGCGGAGAGCCCTTCGCGCATCCACTGGCCCTCCGTCGCCAGGGGGGAACTCGCCGTTAAAAACTTCGACCGGGAACGGCAGACGGAGACCCTCCGGTTCGAATTTCTGCGCAGCGGCAGGGACGACGAGAGCCGCCTTTCGCAACTGACCCTCTGGGCCCTCGAATGCGAGGCGGCACGGCTCCCTTTTACCATCGTCATGCCCCGCAAGGTACTCGACAGCAAGAAGGAGGGGATCAATGCGATTCTCACTACTCTGGCGCTCTACTGA
- a CDS encoding AAA family ATPase, whose protein sequence is MNETIAPEFLPLVDAVEAHLLGKRHAISLTLAAFFAGGHVLLEDIPGVGKTTLAKTFAGVMGLDFGRIQFTGDLLPSDILGVSYFDQESGKFVLKKGAIFTQFLLADEINRSMPKTQSALLEAMEEHHVTIDGKSHDLKEPFFVIATQNPYEEVGTFALPHSQLDRFLCSFGIGYPDKEAERAVLLGGGRRAAAAVPLIDATAITAAMNAVQNVHLSPMLLDYLQSLITYTRDSGRFVYGLSTRGALAMTAMTRAWAHLHGRDYAIPDDVQAVAGEVCLHRLAFKEGVTTLARLRHELFSHVSADA, encoded by the coding sequence ATGAATGAGACTATCGCCCCGGAATTCCTGCCGCTTGTCGACGCCGTCGAAGCGCACCTGCTCGGCAAACGCCACGCCATCTCCCTGACGCTCGCCGCCTTCTTTGCCGGGGGGCACGTCCTGCTCGAGGACATCCCCGGCGTCGGGAAAACGACCCTCGCCAAAACCTTCGCCGGCGTGATGGGGCTCGATTTCGGGCGCATCCAGTTTACCGGCGACCTGCTCCCCTCGGACATCCTCGGGGTGAGCTACTTCGACCAGGAGAGCGGCAAGTTCGTCCTGAAAAAGGGGGCCATCTTCACCCAGTTCCTCCTCGCCGACGAAATCAACCGCTCCATGCCCAAGACCCAGTCCGCGCTGCTCGAGGCGATGGAGGAGCACCACGTCACCATCGACGGCAAAAGCCACGATCTCAAAGAGCCCTTCTTCGTCATCGCGACCCAGAACCCCTACGAAGAGGTCGGTACCTTCGCACTGCCACATTCCCAGCTGGACCGTTTCCTCTGCTCGTTCGGGATCGGCTACCCCGACAAGGAGGCGGAACGCGCGGTGCTGCTGGGAGGAGGAAGGCGCGCCGCCGCGGCAGTGCCGTTGATTGATGCCACAGCCATCACAGCCGCAATGAATGCCGTGCAGAACGTCCACCTCAGCCCGATGCTGCTGGACTACCTCCAGTCACTGATCACCTATACCCGTGACAGCGGCCGCTTCGTTTACGGCCTCTCCACCCGCGGCGCCCTGGCCATGACGGCCATGACCCGCGCCTGGGCGCACCTGCACGGACGCGACTATGCCATCCCCGACGACGTCCAGGCCGTGGCCGGCGAAGTCTGTCTCCACCGCCTCGCCTTCAAAGAGGGCGTCACGACCCTCGCACGCCTCCGCCATGAGCTCTTTTCGCACGTTTCGGCGGATGCGTAA
- a CDS encoding HAMP domain-containing sensor histidine kinase: protein MNELEKRSFYSFLGLYVVSSFLFILLTGFWYYTAQKHAFENNEHYRLEHIADRIGTAIIMAHMHGTPLQIPELHGGDVRIALIGIDGRLVSGELPSGLIPELPDYREYNGRMVLISDAPKEHLNIRYVIVSSDTLFGVLAELREIVLAMMAAIALLAATVAWTLSKLFMRPLHQRVVQTERFVNDVTHELNTPVTALTMAAEQLLLRGGCSEKTLRNITASTRQLYDIYRSLTYLNFARKPETPLPIDLALVAEKSAAYYRPLMESKQQHLALQTQPLRFAIQEAEAQLLLGNLIGNAVKYSPPGATVHLEMDARCITVTDEGMGIPPEQRHRIFEQFTRATEVGGGFGVGLSIVKRICGAYGITLTLDSEEGKGTQFRLCFPQEAAAV from the coding sequence ATGAATGAACTCGAAAAACGTTCATTCTACTCTTTTCTGGGGCTCTACGTCGTCTCCTCTTTTCTCTTTATTCTGCTGACGGGCTTCTGGTACTACACGGCCCAGAAACACGCCTTCGAAAACAACGAGCACTACCGGCTGGAGCATATCGCAGACCGCATCGGCACGGCGATTATCATGGCCCATATGCACGGTACCCCCCTGCAGATTCCCGAGCTGCACGGCGGGGATGTCCGTATCGCGCTGATCGGCATAGACGGCCGGCTTGTTTCGGGGGAGCTCCCCTCCGGCCTTATTCCGGAGCTCCCCGATTACCGCGAATACAACGGCCGCATGGTCCTCATTTCCGATGCCCCCAAGGAGCACCTGAACATCCGCTATGTCATCGTCAGCTCCGATACGCTCTTCGGGGTGCTCGCAGAGCTGCGCGAAATCGTGCTGGCGATGATGGCCGCCATCGCACTGCTCGCCGCCACCGTCGCCTGGACACTTTCCAAACTCTTCATGCGTCCCCTGCACCAGCGCGTCGTACAGACCGAACGCTTCGTCAACGACGTCACTCATGAACTCAACACCCCTGTAACCGCCCTCACCATGGCGGCCGAACAGCTCCTTCTGCGGGGAGGATGCAGTGAAAAGACCCTGCGCAACATCACCGCGAGCACCCGGCAGCTCTATGACATCTACCGCTCACTGACCTACCTCAATTTCGCACGCAAACCGGAAACGCCACTCCCCATCGATCTGGCCCTGGTGGCGGAAAAAAGCGCGGCATACTACCGTCCGCTGATGGAGAGCAAACAGCAGCACCTCGCCCTGCAGACCCAGCCCCTCCGCTTTGCCATCCAGGAAGCGGAGGCGCAGCTGCTGCTGGGCAACCTCATCGGCAACGCCGTCAAATACTCCCCGCCGGGCGCGACCGTGCATCTCGAGATGGACGCGCGCTGCATCACTGTCACGGATGAAGGGATGGGGATTCCACCGGAGCAGCGGCACCGGATCTTTGAACAGTTCACCCGTGCCACGGAAGTCGGCGGAGGCTTCGGCGTGGGGCTCTCCATCGTCAAACGGATCTGCGGCGCCTACGGTATCACGCTGACACTTGATTCTGAAGAGGGGAAGGGGACGCAGTTCCGCCTCTGCTTCCCGCAAGAAGCGGCTGCGGTATAG
- a CDS encoding response regulator transcription factor: MRILLLEDDPVLSDIVGDYLAEHYETDRAYTADEATALIGQKRYDLFIFDINVPGQNGIALLKSLRGLNVTTPAILVTAYEDTARLKAGFDAGAHDYIRKPFALEELRLRVENSKRLFKIEQKQKVLLGGDCFYDPDAKRIETSQGRQSLAPKEAAMLEYFLAHPGRTLSAEELVQNLWEFDQLPSDATLRSHIRRLRELVGSERITTVRGIGYRYE, translated from the coding sequence ATGCGCATACTGCTGCTCGAAGACGACCCCGTGCTCTCCGACATCGTCGGCGATTACCTTGCGGAGCACTACGAGACGGACCGGGCCTACACGGCTGACGAGGCAACGGCCCTGATCGGACAGAAGCGCTACGACCTCTTCATTTTCGACATCAACGTCCCCGGCCAGAACGGCATCGCCCTGCTGAAGAGCCTGCGCGGACTCAATGTCACCACCCCCGCCATCCTCGTCACCGCCTATGAAGACACGGCCCGGCTCAAGGCCGGTTTCGACGCCGGTGCCCACGACTACATCCGAAAACCCTTCGCCCTCGAAGAGCTGCGGCTGCGCGTCGAGAACAGCAAACGGCTCTTCAAGATCGAGCAGAAACAGAAGGTCCTGCTCGGCGGCGACTGCTTCTACGACCCGGATGCCAAACGCATCGAAACATCACAGGGGCGCCAATCTCTCGCCCCGAAAGAGGCCGCGATGCTGGAGTATTTCCTCGCCCATCCTGGCCGCACCCTCTCCGCGGAGGAGCTGGTCCAGAACCTCTGGGAATTCGACCAGCTCCCCAGCGATGCGACTCTGCGCTCGCATATCCGCCGCCTGCGCGAACTGGTCGGCAGCGAGCGGATCACTACCGTGCGCGGCATAGGCTACCGCTATGAATGA
- a CDS encoding copper-translocating P-type ATPase has protein sequence MEHDHTMHHDHGQSHDHSAHAHAGHGHGGMGHMHHMEEMRLRFIVSLIVTVPILLFSPMLQGWAGIRFDFPYRDGITALLATFIYFYGGKPFLTMTLDELKSRQPGMMTLISMAITVAYGYSVSTLFFPGGKAFFWELATLIDVMLIGHYIEAKSILGASNALEDLVRLMPKTATRLNRDGTSESVDVSALQPGDRILVRPGENIAADGTVEAGESTVNEALLTGESKPVFKTAGETLFMGALNLDGALRVRITKPGEQSYLSQVIALVKEAQQSRSHTQDLANRAAGWLFYAALAAGSGTFAVWSVLLSPADAVLRSVTVLIIACPHALGLAVPLVVAISTSLAAKSGILIRNRQAFEALRGIDTICFDKTGTVTEGRLAVSKTVALEDEETLLAYAAALEQNSEHSIARAVAVYADSVGIRPVQAGAFKALPGIGASAEIDGHKVMVGGPQLIAREDLDIPPPLRQFEKTASTTVWVVIDRRLVGVILLDDKIRDTSADAVAALKSFGIETWMLTGDNEAVATAVAKKAGIDHYRAGLLPDEKLAFVKARRAEGRRVAMVGDGVNDAPSLLGADIGIAVGAGTDIAIDSADIILTQSDLRSVVDAVRLSRRTYGKMKENLWWASGYNLVAIPLAAGVLAPWHIVIGPAFGAVLMSISTVIVALNAQLLKRAAH, from the coding sequence ATGGAACACGACCACACGATGCACCATGATCACGGTCAATCGCATGACCACTCTGCGCATGCGCATGCAGGGCATGGGCACGGCGGCATGGGGCACATGCACCACATGGAGGAGATGCGGCTGCGCTTCATCGTTTCGCTGATCGTCACCGTTCCCATCCTCCTCTTCTCGCCGATGCTCCAGGGCTGGGCCGGCATCCGTTTCGACTTCCCCTACCGTGACGGCATCACCGCCCTGCTTGCCACGTTCATCTACTTTTACGGCGGCAAACCCTTCCTGACGATGACCCTGGACGAACTCAAATCGCGCCAACCGGGGATGATGACCCTGATTTCAATGGCGATCACCGTCGCCTACGGCTACTCGGTCTCCACCCTTTTTTTCCCCGGCGGCAAAGCCTTTTTCTGGGAGCTGGCCACCCTGATCGACGTCATGCTCATCGGCCACTACATCGAAGCCAAAAGCATCCTCGGCGCCTCCAATGCCCTCGAAGACCTCGTACGGCTGATGCCCAAAACGGCAACGCGCCTGAACCGGGACGGCACCTCGGAAAGTGTCGACGTCAGTGCCCTGCAGCCGGGCGACCGCATCCTCGTACGGCCCGGCGAGAACATTGCCGCGGACGGCACGGTCGAAGCGGGGGAGAGCACCGTCAACGAAGCCCTGCTCACGGGGGAGTCGAAACCCGTCTTCAAAACGGCAGGCGAGACGCTCTTCATGGGGGCCCTCAACCTCGACGGTGCCCTGCGTGTGCGGATTACGAAACCCGGCGAACAGAGCTACCTCTCTCAGGTGATCGCCCTCGTCAAGGAGGCCCAGCAGAGCCGCTCGCATACCCAGGACCTGGCCAACCGCGCCGCCGGGTGGCTTTTCTATGCGGCGCTCGCCGCCGGGAGTGGCACCTTCGCCGTCTGGTCTGTGCTGCTCTCCCCCGCCGATGCCGTTTTGCGCAGTGTGACCGTGCTTATTATCGCCTGTCCCCACGCCCTGGGGCTTGCCGTACCGCTGGTCGTCGCCATCTCAACATCGCTCGCGGCGAAATCGGGCATTCTTATCCGCAACCGTCAGGCGTTCGAAGCCCTCCGCGGCATCGATACGATCTGCTTCGACAAAACGGGGACCGTCACCGAAGGGCGCCTTGCCGTCAGCAAAACAGTGGCCCTGGAGGATGAAGAGACCCTGCTCGCCTATGCGGCTGCACTGGAACAAAACTCCGAACACAGCATCGCCCGCGCCGTCGCCGTCTATGCCGACAGTGTGGGAATCCGTCCGGTCCAGGCCGGCGCGTTCAAGGCGCTTCCGGGCATCGGGGCCTCGGCAGAGATCGACGGGCATAAGGTCATGGTCGGCGGCCCGCAGCTCATTGCACGCGAAGACCTCGACATCCCGCCGCCACTGCGCCAGTTCGAGAAGACGGCCTCGACGACCGTCTGGGTCGTCATCGACCGCCGCCTCGTCGGTGTCATCCTCCTCGATGACAAGATCCGTGACACCTCTGCGGATGCCGTCGCGGCGCTCAAATCGTTCGGCATCGAGACCTGGATGCTGACCGGCGACAACGAAGCGGTCGCCACCGCCGTCGCCAAGAAGGCGGGCATCGACCATTACCGCGCCGGGCTGCTGCCCGACGAGAAACTCGCCTTTGTCAAAGCGCGCCGGGCCGAGGGCAGGCGTGTCGCGATGGTCGGCGACGGCGTCAACGACGCTCCCTCCCTCCTCGGGGCCGACATCGGCATCGCCGTCGGCGCAGGCACCGACATCGCCATCGACAGCGCCGACATCATCCTGACCCAGAGCGACCTGCGCAGCGTCGTGGACGCCGTACGGCTTTCGCGCCGCACCTACGGCAAAATGAAAGAGAACCTCTGGTGGGCCAGCGGCTACAACCTCGTTGCCATCCCCCTCGCGGCCGGGGTACTCGCCCCCTGGCACATCGTTATCGGCCCCGCGTTCGGCGCCGTGCTGATGTCCATAAGCACCGTTATCGTCGCCCTGAATGCGCAGCTGCTCAAACGGGCGGCGCACTGA
- a CDS encoding porin — MKRLKVQGVLLFSLATVLAAQDDIAQMREEITALKTSVAELQRARETNADAAFMLSGYAAAGYVYSEHTNGGFDLVQFSPIFQYAYKDLVLFTGELETKMNDDLETSVELEYASASIFLNDYMVLVAGKFLSPLGQFRQNLHPSWINKLPTEPIGFGEDGAAPISFTGLGLRGGLPLGALPSNYTLFVANAPVLELSDDNNTTIGAIAAEGPTSSDTAGYTVGLRYAVDPLPNCEIGVSGAYGKAALEGESKRDYSVFDADLSWHYDGADLKAEYSQQKVGKQNSSIAPDAFTWKAWYAQLAYQFDALSLEPVVRYGAFRPADSDLDRDQVSVGLNYLFAPSVIAKVAYEFNNADKAPEYDDNRVLAQFAFGF; from the coding sequence ATGAAACGTTTGAAGGTGCAGGGAGTCCTGCTGTTTTCCCTGGCCACGGTGCTGGCGGCGCAGGACGATATCGCGCAGATGCGCGAGGAGATCACTGCGCTGAAAACATCCGTGGCCGAATTGCAGCGTGCCCGGGAGACGAACGCCGATGCCGCCTTTATGCTCTCGGGATATGCGGCGGCGGGGTATGTCTATTCCGAACACACCAACGGCGGGTTCGACCTGGTGCAGTTCTCGCCGATTTTCCAGTACGCCTATAAAGACCTTGTCCTCTTTACCGGAGAGCTTGAAACGAAAATGAATGACGATCTGGAAACGAGCGTGGAGCTGGAGTATGCCTCGGCGAGCATCTTCTTAAACGACTACATGGTGCTGGTTGCCGGGAAGTTTCTCTCCCCGCTGGGGCAGTTCCGGCAGAACCTGCACCCTTCGTGGATCAACAAACTGCCGACGGAGCCGATCGGTTTCGGGGAGGACGGCGCCGCCCCGATCTCCTTTACCGGCCTCGGCTTGCGCGGCGGGCTCCCGCTTGGGGCGCTGCCGAGCAACTACACCCTCTTCGTGGCCAATGCACCCGTGCTCGAACTCTCCGATGATAACAACACGACCATCGGCGCGATCGCGGCGGAGGGCCCTACATCCTCCGATACCGCGGGCTATACCGTCGGGCTGCGTTATGCCGTAGATCCGCTGCCCAACTGCGAGATCGGTGTCTCCGGTGCGTACGGCAAGGCGGCACTCGAAGGTGAATCGAAACGCGATTACAGCGTGTTCGACGCGGACCTCTCGTGGCACTACGACGGCGCGGATCTGAAAGCGGAATACAGCCAGCAGAAAGTCGGGAAGCAAAACAGCAGTATCGCCCCCGACGCCTTCACCTGGAAAGCGTGGTATGCGCAGCTGGCCTACCAGTTCGATGCGCTGTCCCTCGAGCCCGTCGTGCGCTACGGGGCGTTCCGCCCGGCCGATTCCGACCTCGACCGCGACCAGGTCTCCGTGGGGCTCAACTATCTGTTCGCCCCGAGCGTTATCGCCAAGGTGGCGTACGAATTCAATAATGCGGACAAGGCGCCGGAGTACGATGACAACCGCGTCCTGGCCCAGTTTGCCTTCGGTTTTTAG